One genomic region from Aggregicoccus sp. 17bor-14 encodes:
- a CDS encoding glutamine--tRNA ligase/YqeY domain fusion protein, whose product MSKLPAVPPPAPEARRVSPNFITEVIDADLQAGRHTRVVTRFPPEPNGYAHLGHAFASYLDFMTAQDYGGVCHLRMDDTNPEGETQEYAESIIRDMQWLGWDTRHLFYASDYYEELYGYAEQLIEKGLAYVESVSGEEMARLRGTVDVPGTPSPYRSRTVEENLTLFRRMRAGEFPNGAHALRAKIDLGSSNFKLRDPVLYRILHASHYRTGSHWCIYPMYDFAHPISDAIEGITHSMCSLEFVDNRAIYDWLMEHLFPASRTGRTPPRQYEFGRRSLEYTVVSKRKLRRLVAEGVVKGWDDPRMPTLSGLRRRGATPEAARAFAAQIGVSRTNRTVDLVVLENAIREDLNLRAPRAMAVTQPLKVTVTNLEGERTLQLPYWPQEVEGAEGAGGLPLPGGERVPAHAAVREVPFTRELYIEREDFSSSPPKGFKRLTPGGTVRLRGAGLVRCDEVVAGADGEPTELRVSLLGEDAKAAGVIHWVSATRGVPAEFRLFDRLFTVPNPDGEQVVDVEQPGHDYQPQGAEVDFMRFVNPHSLVVTRGVVEPSVRKDPAHARYQFERVGYFWQDPVDSRPDALVFNRIITLRDTWVRKEEASGAEARAPAKAPRAERRPEAPAAPQPPRAQLTPEQEPAFARLRERGVSENDASLLAREPALRAFLEAAPEPQRASLAPWVVNDLAVALREGSNRVEVAALVELVKLVQEGAINARTAKDVLAEAQGSGEAPARIVERKGLRVVSDEGALRTAIQAVLEQNPQKVAEYRGGKKGLAGFFTGQIMRATGGQADPQAVARLLAEMLG is encoded by the coding sequence ATGAGCAAGCTGCCAGCGGTCCCACCCCCCGCCCCCGAGGCGCGCCGCGTCTCGCCCAACTTCATCACCGAAGTCATCGACGCGGACCTGCAGGCCGGCCGCCACACCCGCGTCGTCACCCGCTTCCCGCCCGAGCCCAACGGCTACGCCCACCTGGGCCACGCCTTCGCCAGCTACCTGGACTTCATGACCGCCCAGGACTACGGCGGCGTGTGCCACCTGCGGATGGACGACACCAACCCGGAGGGCGAGACCCAGGAGTACGCGGAGAGCATCATCCGCGACATGCAGTGGCTGGGCTGGGACACCCGCCACCTCTTCTACGCCTCGGACTACTACGAGGAGCTCTACGGCTACGCGGAGCAGCTCATCGAGAAGGGGCTCGCGTACGTGGAGAGCGTGAGCGGCGAGGAGATGGCGCGGCTGCGCGGCACGGTGGACGTGCCGGGCACCCCCAGCCCCTACCGCAGCCGCACCGTGGAGGAGAACCTCACGCTGTTCCGCCGCATGCGCGCCGGGGAGTTCCCCAACGGGGCGCACGCGCTGCGCGCGAAGATCGACCTCGGGAGCAGCAACTTCAAGCTGCGCGACCCCGTGCTCTACCGCATCCTGCACGCGAGCCACTACCGCACGGGCAGCCACTGGTGCATCTACCCGATGTACGACTTCGCCCATCCCATCTCGGACGCCATCGAGGGCATCACCCACTCGATGTGCTCGCTCGAGTTCGTGGACAACCGCGCCATCTACGACTGGCTGATGGAGCACCTGTTCCCGGCCAGCCGCACGGGCCGCACCCCGCCGCGCCAGTACGAGTTCGGCAGGCGCAGCCTCGAGTACACCGTGGTGAGCAAGCGCAAGCTGCGCCGGCTCGTGGCGGAGGGCGTGGTGAAGGGCTGGGACGACCCGCGCATGCCCACGCTCAGCGGGCTGCGCCGCCGCGGCGCCACCCCCGAGGCCGCGCGCGCCTTCGCCGCGCAGATCGGCGTGAGCCGCACCAACCGCACCGTGGACCTGGTGGTGCTGGAGAACGCGATCCGCGAGGACCTCAACCTGCGCGCCCCGCGCGCCATGGCCGTCACCCAGCCGCTCAAGGTCACCGTGACGAACCTCGAGGGCGAGCGCACGCTGCAGCTGCCCTACTGGCCCCAGGAGGTGGAGGGGGCCGAGGGCGCCGGGGGCCTCCCGCTGCCCGGCGGCGAGCGCGTGCCGGCGCACGCCGCGGTGCGCGAGGTGCCCTTCACGCGCGAGCTGTACATCGAGCGCGAGGACTTCAGCAGCAGCCCTCCCAAGGGCTTCAAGCGCCTCACCCCGGGCGGCACCGTGCGCCTGCGGGGCGCGGGGCTGGTGCGCTGCGACGAGGTGGTGGCGGGCGCGGACGGCGAGCCCACGGAGCTGCGGGTGAGCCTGCTGGGCGAGGACGCGAAGGCGGCCGGCGTCATCCACTGGGTGAGCGCCACGCGCGGCGTCCCGGCGGAGTTCCGCCTCTTCGACCGGCTCTTCACCGTGCCCAACCCGGACGGCGAGCAGGTGGTGGACGTGGAGCAGCCCGGCCACGACTACCAGCCGCAGGGCGCCGAGGTCGACTTCATGCGCTTCGTCAACCCGCACAGCCTGGTGGTCACCCGCGGCGTGGTGGAGCCCAGCGTGCGCAAGGACCCCGCGCACGCGCGCTACCAGTTCGAGCGCGTGGGCTACTTCTGGCAGGACCCGGTGGACAGCCGCCCGGACGCGCTCGTCTTCAACCGCATCATCACCCTGCGCGATACGTGGGTGCGCAAGGAGGAGGCGAGCGGCGCGGAGGCCAGGGCGCCCGCGAAGGCGCCGCGCGCGGAGAGGCGGCCCGAGGCCCCGGCCGCGCCGCAGCCCCCGCGCGCGCAGCTCACGCCCGAGCAGGAGCCGGCCTTCGCGCGGCTGCGCGAGCGCGGGGTGAGCGAGAACGACGCGAGCCTCCTCGCGCGCGAGCCCGCGCTGCGGGCCTTCCTCGAGGCGGCCCCCGAGCCGCAGCGCGCCAGCCTGGCCCCCTGGGTGGTGAACGATCTCGCGGTCGCCCTTCGCGAGGGGAGCAACCGCGTGGAGGTGGCTGCACTCGTCGAGCTCGTGAAGTTGGTGCAGGAGGGCGCCATCAACGCGCGCACGGCGAAGGACGTGCTCGCCGAGGCGCAGGGCTCGGGGGAGGCGCCCGCGCGCATCGTGGAGCGCAAGGGCCTGCGCGTGGTGAGCGACGAGGGGGCGCTGCGCACGGCCATCCAGGCGGTGCTGGAGCAGAACCCGCAGAAGGTGGCCGAGTACCGCGGCGGGAAGAAGGGGCTCGCGGGCTTCTTCACCGGGCAGATCATGCGCGCCACCGGCGGCCAGGCGGACCCCCAGGCCGTGGCGCGGTTGCTGGCGGAGATGCTGGGGTAG
- a CDS encoding methyl-accepting chemotaxis protein yields the protein MNDTPSALPRLSEQQLRSAYAQHQLQRAPARIRAMAWSGAGASLTCFGFEAAYVLAGAHPRGLALAQVAALRLTWVLLLLPGLLFTRLVPTRLLALPALAVALAYTAVIDAGFYPQGLALTPLHALFLLMGVGLGMHLLPVGGRGRAAYMSLALAAHALLEARLGAGALLPRATFGLGVLGASLLLLAVLEAHFRSHRREFARRRETAAALEVLASSREKVVSAGGSLATTAEGLTGSARSLWKQAEGLHKEVESIASTSERIASAAGAVSQRAQTSAERAVEAQQRTGDIRRVVEGLSQGMSEVEGAVNRSELSVHRLQEHSTKALAFADILRDVAEQTHVLSVNASLEAARAGAHGLGFAVIAQEVRRLASVAGRSAAEVTDVVGRMSQQMDKVLEASGSISETAHRLTLVLHVARKTLEDIHGIVAQQQDDMGASTQDAGRQAQDTAGISAACARLRRLVEEHALTSADVAASIGELGSLSSDLRGMLPAQR from the coding sequence ATGAACGACACCCCGAGCGCCCTGCCCCGCCTCTCCGAGCAGCAGCTGCGCAGCGCCTACGCCCAGCACCAGCTGCAGCGCGCCCCCGCGCGCATCCGGGCCATGGCGTGGAGCGGCGCGGGCGCCTCGCTCACCTGCTTCGGCTTCGAGGCGGCGTACGTGCTCGCCGGCGCACACCCGCGCGGCCTGGCGCTCGCGCAGGTGGCGGCGCTGCGGCTCACCTGGGTGCTGCTGCTGCTGCCCGGGCTGCTGTTCACCCGCCTCGTGCCCACGCGCCTGCTCGCGCTGCCCGCGCTGGCGGTGGCGCTCGCGTACACGGCCGTCATCGACGCGGGCTTCTACCCGCAGGGGCTCGCGCTCACGCCCCTGCACGCGCTCTTCCTGCTGATGGGCGTGGGGCTGGGCATGCACCTGCTGCCCGTGGGGGGCCGCGGGCGCGCGGCGTACATGAGTCTCGCGCTCGCGGCGCACGCGCTGCTCGAGGCGCGCCTGGGCGCGGGCGCGCTCCTGCCACGCGCGACGTTCGGGCTCGGAGTGCTGGGCGCGAGCCTGCTCCTGCTCGCGGTGCTCGAGGCGCACTTCCGCAGCCACCGCCGCGAGTTCGCGCGCCGGCGCGAGACGGCCGCGGCGCTGGAGGTGCTCGCCAGCAGCCGCGAGAAGGTGGTGAGCGCGGGCGGCAGCCTCGCCACCACGGCGGAGGGGCTCACCGGCTCGGCGCGCTCCCTGTGGAAGCAGGCCGAGGGGCTGCACAAGGAGGTGGAGAGCATCGCCTCCACGAGCGAGCGCATCGCCTCCGCGGCGGGCGCCGTGTCGCAGCGCGCGCAGACCAGCGCCGAGCGCGCGGTGGAGGCCCAGCAGCGCACCGGGGACATCCGCCGCGTGGTGGAGGGCTTGAGCCAGGGCATGAGCGAGGTGGAGGGGGCGGTGAACCGCTCCGAGCTCAGCGTGCATCGGCTGCAGGAGCACTCCACCAAGGCGCTCGCCTTCGCGGACATCCTGCGCGACGTGGCCGAGCAGACGCACGTGCTCTCGGTGAACGCGAGCCTGGAGGCGGCGCGCGCGGGGGCCCACGGCCTGGGCTTCGCGGTCATCGCGCAGGAGGTGCGCCGGCTCGCCTCGGTGGCGGGCCGCAGCGCCGCCGAGGTCACGGACGTGGTGGGCCGCATGAGCCAGCAGATGGACAAGGTGCTCGAGGCCTCCGGCAGCATCAGCGAGACGGCGCACCGGCTCACCCTGGTGCTGCACGTGGCGCGCAAGACGCTCGAGGACATCCACGGCATCGTCGCCCAGCAGCAGGACGACATGGGGGCGAGCACCCAGGACGCGGGGCGCCAGGCGCAGGACACCGCCGGCATCAGCGCCGCGTGCGCCCGGCTGCGCCGCCTGGTGGAGGAGCACGCGCTCACCAGCGCGGACGTGGCGGCGAGCATCGGTGAGCTGGGCAGCCTCTCCTCGGACCTGCGCGGGATGCTGCCCGCGCAGCGCTAG
- a CDS encoding hemerythrin domain-containing protein: MDAIELLTQQHQQLDALFKRVHASEGTARVQALGELAELVTLHAALEETFFYPFAQRAGLRDLVRDAWEEHATVRQLTSELLQVKQTDPRLDVFTSDIELNLRGHIHEEERDMFPQVRERVEAGTLQALGREMVEAIARLREKELLRLAEHELPPSPMP; encoded by the coding sequence ATGGATGCCATCGAGCTCTTGACCCAGCAGCACCAGCAACTGGATGCGCTCTTCAAGCGGGTGCACGCGAGCGAGGGGACCGCGCGCGTGCAGGCACTCGGGGAGCTCGCGGAGCTGGTCACCCTGCACGCCGCGCTGGAGGAGACCTTCTTCTACCCCTTCGCCCAGCGCGCGGGCCTGCGCGACCTGGTGCGCGACGCCTGGGAGGAGCACGCCACGGTGCGCCAGCTCACCAGCGAGCTGCTGCAGGTGAAGCAGACGGACCCGCGGCTGGACGTGTTCACCTCGGACATCGAGCTGAACCTGCGCGGCCACATCCACGAGGAGGAGCGGGACATGTTCCCGCAGGTGCGCGAGCGCGTGGAGGCGGGCACGCTGCAGGCGCTGGGGCGCGAGATGGTGGAGGCGATCGCCCGGCTGCGGGAGAAGGAGCTGCTGCGGCTCGCCGAGCACGAGCTGCCGCCCAGCCCCATGCCCTGA